From Paenibacillus thermoaerophilus, the proteins below share one genomic window:
- a CDS encoding spore coat protein, with translation MPTTIQAPQASAQQTPQGPEFSDRDRINDMLAYEKYLTNGYNTALCEMQMPKLHQDIQATLNDVHELQAKMFNLMFNKGWYKLQAADPQQISQKAQQFQGYKSQFPSH, from the coding sequence ATGCCAACCACGATCCAAGCGCCTCAGGCGAGCGCGCAACAAACCCCTCAGGGGCCCGAATTTTCCGACCGCGACCGGATCAACGATATGCTGGCGTACGAAAAATATTTGACGAACGGCTACAATACGGCTCTGTGCGAGATGCAAATGCCGAAGCTGCATCAGGATATTCAGGCCACGCTGAACGATGTTCACGAGCTGCAGGCGAAGATGTTCAACCTGATGTTCAACAAAGGCTGGTATAAGCTCCAAGCTGCCGATCCGCAGCAAATCTCGCAAAAGGCGCAGCAGTTCCAGGGATACAAATCGCAATTTCCGAGCCATTAA